Within the Plasmodium relictum strain SGS1 genome assembly, chromosome: 12 genome, the region aataataaagaaaacatGTTTCAATATAATGATTTATTATGTGGGGAAAGAGTTGGAGATATACTGTTGTACTTTGAATTAGTACAATCAAAAGATGCAGTTAAAATCCCAATTTATCCTATGATAtcagaaataaaaaaatgttctttatctttttattgtATGTCACTAGAAAATTTAGTTTTAATGAAGAAGCAAAACTATTTAGAGATGTTGTTAAATAAATCCGTTATAAAAAGCATTGCTCATCCTGTTATTGTTTTATCTATAACTTCTTATTCTTcttatggaaaaaaaaaaaatgaattattaattaaatatgaaaaatgttTAAAAGCAAATACAAGAATACAATTAAAAAGTTGGAAAAACTCATTTAATCAACAAAGTTTTGAAATGTTTTCTATAGAAAAAATGGATATTGATATACCATTAGATCCAATATTTGATCCTACATTAAACATTAAggtatacaataaaaaaattaaggaaaaatattttattggGGAAACAAATATATCTCTAGTTCCTTATATCCCATggattaaaaatattgatgAGGTTATACATTATTTACAAGCACATGATGATTACTCAGAaactataaattttaaaaatatagatggtgcttttaatatatataaaaataaaaatgctgCTTTGGTGATTACAGCTATATCTTTAGCTGATTGTGAACATACAATTAATTTAAAGGAAGAATTAAACAAATATGAGGAAGATGATGATGATATGTGGAAGCAAATACCTCTTTTTAATATgagaaaagaaaaacaaaataatatagataaCGGCAAAGGAATTCCAAATGAACAAACtacattaaataataattatcttgaaaataagaataatatgTATAATAACATGATTcaaaacaatatatataattatgataaaatgATGGACAACAATATGTATAATAGTAATGTGAAcagaaataatattaatatcaataataaaattatgaaaaatgatatttataataacatgattgtaaataatatatataacaataatataATAGCCAATGATATGGATGCACAAAAAATGTACAGTGATAACATGATTAACAGCAATCTGATTAACAACAACATGtattatgataataatatgatGATCAATAATATGtataagaataatatatataacccATCCAATTATGGTATGATTAACTACAATAATAATTACCCTAATAATATACAAAACTTTCCCTATAATGACGTAAATATTGGAAATAATTCTTACAATAATCCTTCGAACATGTATAATAATAACCCATATAATAAATACTATAACAATTTTTCATCATATTATGAAGCATATAAAAAGGATGTTTATAATGTTAAATTCAATGATAATGTTTATAAATTGTTTGATGATGGAGTTCCTgagataataaaattaacttataatgtaaaaaattatccatacataaaaattttaactagtaaatttatattaaatgttCATATTCCACCAcgatttattatatatgttGAAGGagataaattaaatactgaaaaatttataaaaaacttTCATCGCTCATCTGTTGATGGAATATTAGAAAACTACTTAGACGATATATTAATACCCTCTATtcccttaaaaaaaaaatgtagtaCCTTCTCATTAGATCATAACATtgcagaaaataaaatacaaaaagaaGGTATTTCTTTTGGGTGTTTTGAAAAATTTCCTTTCATGGAATTTTGTGGTGGATATATAAAATGCTTTgctaaaataaaatatagaaatttaATATCTGAGAATATTCCATTAAGTTTAAAAGACATAGATAGCCAAAATGTTTTTCGTAACAAATTTAGAGGGATAAATAAGATACCtttgtatttaaaaattagaGTATACGTCTTAAGAGGCATAGGAATATATggaataaataatgaatatttgGCTAATCCTTACTTAATTTTCTCTCTAGGTGAAAAGACATCAAATTTAAGAAATTCGTTTAAGGAATGTAATATAAATCCAGAGTTTCGCTGTTTGTGGGAAAGTGAAGCAATTTTTCCTGAAGACGAAACATTAACGATAAGTGTATATAGTgcagaaaataattttgataaaCAAATAAACGACATATATATAGGATCTAcagaaattaatttattcgACAGGTGGATGAGTAAGGAATGGAGAcatatgatgaaaaaaaataaaataccaATAGAATATAGGCCATTATATAATAACTATTTAAAAGggaaaaatgataatatttataataaaattaatagttggaacaatattttttcattttttgatattttcaCACACTTAATGAAATATTCTACTAGAAAAGGTTATTCAAAAGAAGATcaaacatttttaaaaaattcagaaagaaataattatgGGATATTAGAAATGTGGGTAGAAATCATGGATTATGAacaatcaaaaaaaattcctaTACATAAAATGGCATCACCaaaaaaaacagaaatagaaataagaataataatatgGAGATGCACTATATTAtctaatgaagaaaatggaAATAGAACATTAGATTTAATAGTTACCTCAGAATTAGATTGCCCAACTTATAATGGAAAAAATGCAAATATTCAATCAACCGATGTACATTATAATTGTAAATTAGGTAATGCAATATTTAATTGGAGAATTGTATATCCAAATATAACTCATCCATTAAATACATGTTTTGTGCAACTAGCTGCATATAATAACAACAATGTTGGAGTTAGTGAATTTTTAGGGGAGGTAAATTTAGAATTATCTAAATATGTACATAAAGCATCTCaaataatgaataaatttGAACTAGACGCAGAATTAAaattgagaaaaaaaaatggaattgAAAccgaaaataattataacgGTTATATACAAGTAACAGTGCAATTCATCCCTCAAGCGAAAGCCAATATTAAACCGGTTGGCTTAGGTAGAGATGAACCAAATAGAAACCCATATTTAAGAACACCTGATAGTGGTAGAGAATGGAATGATTTTATTAGCTCAATTGGTTTTAATGATATTTATAAACCTTTTTGGAATTGgctgaaaatattttttatttgtcttttaattatatgggtatttgttttatcatttatttatCCTTCTTTATTACTATAGATAATTAAACTATAATTAATAGCATAAATTAATTAGTattttactatatatattttttcgtttatgtttataattttttatattccttAAGATTACGTTGATTTTCAACTTATTTTTTagatttcttttattttaagtattctttttaatattttatttaattttaagtaTTCTTTTTAAGTGTATTTAACTTTAAGAATTCTATTCCTTTTAGATttcaacatttttattttgagttttccttttattttaatttttggtcaattatttttcttttttgttatttatttatcatttattcTAAACTCTTTTCCTTTctataaaattctttttaattcttatAACCTTTTCATATCCTTTTTgtgagttttttttttccttttctttcaAAATTCCGATATATAGTTTATTAAAGTTTATaagttttaaaaagaaatttgatcacaaaaaaagaaatataatttttgtaaagTAATtatcacatatatatatctaaatttttatgtatcaGTTGTAACAGTAACTTTTATAAGAGTAAAAAACACTGcttttaagaaa harbors:
- a CDS encoding ferlin, putative, with translation MRIISVGFTIYEAQNLEVHDKFLLDPLVIVRCCNNEYITKKKKKKYNAVNWEESHIWDRIVLSEIEWNVAKIEFEVQSANTFWRNETIGVISFELKLIKNKKNHQIQGIYPIYNKNGTEIRGQLRLKVMVCDEKDYVINDNILNDLVEKNDNNISDNDELYADLSKAVVEENITPLRDKNSRFYYLYVNIHKIEDIYVDINKKNYRDLYITCEFNGCHLKSSQGRNCTNYTFNECFKIPISTPILEDSIVIKIWDWNFLSNDELLAIGVLSFTQIKNKSINPTWFNLYGFHKNEMNLENEMNDIIYNDFSVSLEGNFYLGRICISSYVERLNNFDNLNVAITQSCLAYDEPLSIPITLLCDVYLVTGILAENIYVQLCCGPYKKKTDYVNANEIKNSEKKKKNNDKKYSSKKEKEFFNLFNFDDLLNLENFFNKISEKQNIIENNENTEFYFSSRKGKIENMKLCVVSDELQQWDIIINVYEKSKSYNTSFFNNFLNNDGNYASIGNEESKLTDYQKYKKRKYEIEQYEQQTYNNDRRIAYYRMPLKNVLLHNEKISRCPIWIPLKNIPKNVDGDFNCMYNILQNGSILINLEKSYDVQLGVNKRKNLIPVNYELRCYIYACRNIISNFNDSPNTFVHISCSGKMKITSLVLNNSNPVFLQCLKLNINILTDYSVGLPTIPLIIVTLYEFHNNTFYFIGRCFCNYDVYLKDNYKKYNFTNRGSTYNVVEQINPRWIKLKGSKHVKAMYPNNLWQQYGTDKRIIQENLYEKQKEIYNNKENMFQYNDLLCGERVGDILLYFELVQSKDAVKIPIYPMISEIKKCSLSFYCMSLENLVLMKKQNYLEMLLNKSVIKSIAHPVIVLSITSYSSYGKKKNELLIKYEKCLKANTRIQLKSWKNSFNQQSFEMFSIEKMDIDIPLDPIFDPTLNIKVYNKKIKEKYFIGETNISLVPYIPWIKNIDEVIHYLQAHDDYSETINFKNIDGAFNIYKNKNAALVITAISLADCEHTINLKEELNKYEEDDDDMWKQIPLFNMRKEKQNNIDNGKGIPNEQTTLNNNYLENKNNMYNNMIQNNIYNYDKMMDNNMYNSNVNRNNININNKIMKNDIYNNMIVNNIYNNNIIANDMDAQKMYSDNMINSNLINNNMYYDNNMMINNMYKNNIYNPSNYGMINYNNNYPNNIQNFPYNDVNIGNNSYNNPSNMYNNNPYNKYYNNFSSYYEAYKKDVYNVKFNDNVYKLFDDGVPEIIKLTYNVKNYPYIKILTSKFILNVHIPPRFIIYVEGDKLNTEKFIKNFHRSSVDGILENYLDDILIPSIPLKKKCSTFSLDHNIAENKIQKEGISFGCFEKFPFMEFCGGYIKCFAKIKYRNLISENIPLSLKDIDSQNVFRNKFRGINKIPLYLKIRVYVLRGIGIYGINNEYLANPYLIFSLGEKTSNLRNSFKECNINPEFRCLWESEAIFPEDETLTISVYSAENNFDKQINDIYIGSTEINLFDRWMSKEWRHMMKKNKIPIEYRPLYNNYLKGKNDNIYNKINSWNNIFSFFDIFTHLMKYSTRKGYSKEDQTFLKNSERNNYGILEMWVEIMDYEQSKKIPIHKMASPKKTEIEIRIIIWRCTILSNEENGNRTLDLIVTSELDCPTYNGKNANIQSTDVHYNCKLGNAIFNWRIVYPNITHPLNTCFVQLAAYNNNNVGVSEFLGEVNLELSKYVHKASQIMNKFELDAELKLRKKNGIETENNYNGYIQVTVQFIPQAKANIKPVGLGRDEPNRNPYLRTPDSGREWNDFISSIGFNDIYKPFWNWLKIFFICLLIIWVFVLSFIYPSLLL